In the Caenorhabditis elegans chromosome X genome, one interval contains:
- the C36C9.5 gene encoding JmjC domain-containing protein (Confirmed by transcript evidence) gives MLPSPNSLHHVTEQAESEESETKPDKKKLEEQQEQSRARANARTEPNRVKKRKKDLIAPEPLVPGTEAYKKRWDEAVQNNKTCKACQDKYIGVRTSLFNPNSDIPIPQPVPQPLNSYSLFQSCSTKFLDRNKKEEIFEWDEIKATNHPEYKIWLRRRETLLLEHQKQIQLGYIRLFTNEEKHAKKKKIKRELFEQEDLQTNFRGIQKTPTKNSLEQSRNDFVAPGPFFTKMEVSEGSSEETMDYRRKCEAFLDSLTGVRALSPNFTTNHDHTYCKLHNNSSGAHRTYFNVTSGLPRPGHNGSTYSMLHNSMPGAQRAYFNLNSGLPCPEHNAHTYNMLHSSIPGSYRSHLNLISSLPQHNDRTYRMLHNSMSGARGTHFHLKISSLPLPKPNMEPPTLHIMLESNTSNMLGETVHIMIDLPEPTKINGSSQLLNNAPVKESRPICPDEKVAQALPTEVKSNFLQELSSNRSMHGNASTSNAGSNK, from the exons ATGCTACCCTCGCCGAACTCGTTGCACCATGTCACTGAACAAGCTGAGAGTGAAGAGAGTGAAACTAAGCCGGATAAGAAGAAGCTTGAAG AGCAACAAGAACAATCACGAGCACGAGCAAATGCTCGAACTGAGCCAAATCgtgtgaaaaagagaaaaaaggatCTTATAGCCCCTGAGCCATTGGTCCCAGGAACGGAAGCTTACAAAAAGCGATGGGATGAAGCTGtgcaaaacaacaaaacatgTAAAGCTTGCCAAGATAAATATATCG GTGTCCGCACATCACTTTTCAACCCAAACTCTGACATCCCAATACCGCAGCCCGTTCCGCAACCCCTCAATTCCTACAGCCTATTCCAGAGCTGCTCGACAAAGTTTCTAGACCGAAACAAGAAAGAAGAAA taTTCGAGTGGGATGAAATAAAAGCCACTAATCACCCGGAATACAAAATTTGGCTGAGAAGACGTGAAACTTTATTGCTGGAACATCAAAAGCAAATTCAGTTGGGATATATTCGGCTTTTTACCAATGAAGAGAAGCatgcaaaaaagaagaagataaaGCGTGAactttttg agcaagAAGATTTGCAAACAAATTTCcgaggaattcaaaaaactccaaCGAAAAATTCTTTGGAACAGAGTAGAAATGATTTTGTCGCGCCAGGCCCGTTTTTCACCAAAATGGAAGTTTCTGAGGGAAGTTCAGAAGAAACCATGGACTACCGAAGAAAATGTGAGGCGTTTCTGGATTCCCTGACTG GAGTTCGTGCGCTTTCTCCCAACTTCACCACCAACCATGATCATACATACTGCAAGCTTCACAACAACTCGTCAG GTGCTCATAGGACCTATTTCAATGTAACCTCCGGCCTTCCACGTCCTGGGCACAATGGATCTACTTACAGCATGCTTCACAACAGCATGCCAG GTGCTCAGAGGGcctatttcaatttaaactCCGGCCTTCCATGTCCTGAGCACAATGCCCATACATACAACATGCTTCACAGCAGCATTCCAG GTTCTTACCGATCTCATCTTAACCTGATCTCCAGCCTTCCACAGCATAATGACCGAACATACCGCATGCTTCACAACAGCATGTCAG GTGCTCGCGGGACCCATTTTCATTTGAAGATTTCTAGCCTTCCACTTCCTAAGCCCAATATGGAGCCCCCTACACTTCACATCATGCTTGAAAGCAACACGTCAA ATATGCTAGGAGAAACTGTGCATATTATGATTGATTTACCAGAACCCACAAAAATCAACGGAAGTTCTCAACTGCTGAACAACGCACCTGTGAAG gaaagtCGACCAATCTGCCCAGATGAAAAGGTTGCCCAAGCATTGCCCACTGAagttaaatctaattttttg CAAGAACTTTCATCAAACCGTTCGATGCACGGCAACGCTTCTACTTCAAATGCAGGCAGCAACAAGTAG
- the F07G6.5 gene encoding Small muscular protein (Predicted): protein MPSSSNTSKKVAQGNKIQKTKPTMSLPVRPHNPALQQRGSAQEFQEPAKNSSQHQVSN, encoded by the exons ATGCCGTCATCAAGCAacacttccaaaaaagtaGCCCAAGggaataaaattcaaaag ACCAAACCGACTATGTCTCTGCCAGTTCGTCCCCATAACCCTGCTCTCCAGCAACGTGGCAGTGCACAAGAGTTTCAAGAACCT gcTAAGAACTCGTCACAACACCAGGTTTCCAATTAG
- the fbxa-52 gene encoding DUF38 domain-containing protein (Confirmed by transcript evidence), which produces MLDGIEILYTKTANGSSNANHNGQKYIIDRKNFVDRALKDLKIVSKHAQNIKFANNTKYRRNIVSSLIEFFKTQKCVHVKEIGLHKFSFEQVLTILPCFDAKQLKNIDLSGIKSIYQFERITDLKQWQNAEELRIFIPFSKISSTIIVHLFHFQCFSIHYVGKVSVQTAIQMREDLLRRSTFQSCEITFEKSKSNPIELAKVFKLDYAGGNEFKIEFSNCNNKFDISLKEFSWCFVLNVERL; this is translated from the exons ATGTTGGACGGAATCGAAATCCTATATACTAAAACAGCAAATGGCAGTTCAAATGCTAATCACAATGGACAGAAATATATAATTGATCGGAAAAACTTTGTGGATAGAGCGCTCAAGGATTTGAAGATAGTATCGAAGCACGcacaaaacattaaatttgcTAACAACACGAAATATAGACGCAACATAGTTTCATCTCTcatcgagtttttcaaaacccAAAAATGTGTTCACGTAAAAGAAATAGGACTTCATAAGTTTTCTTTTGAACAAGTTCTTACGATTCTCCCATGTTTTGATGCTAAACAGCTCAAAAATATTGACTTGTCGGGGATTAAGTCAATTTATCAATTCGAAAGAATAACCGATTTGAAGCAATGGCAAAATGCAGAAGaacttagaatttttattcctttttctaaaatttccagtacAATAATTGttcatttgtttcattttcaatgcTTCAGTATTCACTATGTGGGCAAAGTTTCCGTTCAAACCGCGATACAAATGAGAGAG gaccTTTTGAGAAGAAGTACATTTCAAAGTTGCGagataacttttgaaaaatccaagtCAAATCCAATTGAACTTGCAAAAGTATTCAAACTGGACTATGCCGGCGGCAATGAGTTTaagattgaattttcaaattgtaacAACAAATTCGACATTTCGCTTAAAGAGTTTTCGTGGTGTTTTGTATTGAATGTGGAAAGATTGTGA